From Hydra vulgaris chromosome 15, alternate assembly HydraT2T_AEP, one genomic window encodes:
- the LOC100212785 gene encoding tyrosine-protein phosphatase Lar-like isoform X2, whose protein sequence is MQILSFVLFIILINNMIVTSDARSIENKTNTEYNTDLTKISVCTNEYEWTCPESLKCVSKRDCNSYEECTLLNCVVPPEPANVKVSNITYTSVTITWNKDSHVLEYKIICDSNIFGSMQYSTTEGSLTVTELQQDTEYVFTIYSVNRVGLSDPILQSIITKKSDPPTNVNNMLVSEDTIENHLQLKVKWDPPAEQPQDIMLKYQIECCIYNESLTPLCTTAMSINTTFLINYVLKPLHYATISVTPLNELGQFGPTTVTFYRPRNYDISNAASHSQIDVGGFCFIIAMKLVWSIFKEF, encoded by the exons ATGCAAATACTATCATTTGTCCTGTTcattattttgataaacaacATGATCGTTACGTCAG acgcTCGATCtatagaaaacaaaacaaacactGAGTATAACACCGATCTTACAAAAATATCCG tttGCACTAATGAGTACGAATGGACGTGTCCGGAATCTTTAAAGTGCGTCTCAAAACGCGATTGCAATTCGTACGAAGAATGCACTTTACTCAACTGTG ttgttCCTCCGGAACCAGCAAACGTAAAAGTTAGTAACATCACATACACCAGTGTAACAATCACATGGAACAAGGATTCGCACGTTTTAGAATACAAAATTATTTGCGATTCAAACATATTTGGTTCAATGCAATATTCAACCACGGAAGGGTCTCTAACAGTTACCGAGCTGCAGCAAGATACAGaatatgtttttacaatttattcCGTTAACAGGGTTGGGTTGAGCGATCCAATTCTGCAaagtataataacaaaaaaaagtg ATCCCCCTACAAATGTGAACAATATGTTAGTAAGTGAAGACACAATAGAAAACCATCTACAGCTTAAGGTAAAATGGGATCCTCCAGCAGAACAGCCTCAagatattatgttaaaatatcaaattgaaTGCTGCATCTACAATGAATCCCTTACGCCATTATGCACAACTGCGATGTCTAtaaacacaacttttttaattaattatgttCTAAAACCTTTACATTATGCGACAATCAGTGTTACTCCCTTAAATGAACTTGGACAGTTTGGACCAACTACAGTAACATTTTATCGTCCTCGGAATTATg atatatcaaACGCAGCTAGCCACAGTCAAATAGATGTTGGTGGATTTTGCTTTATTATCGCAATGAAATTGGTTTggtcaatttttaaagaattttga